From the Oenanthe melanoleuca isolate GR-GAL-2019-014 unplaced genomic scaffold, OMel1.0 S081, whole genome shotgun sequence genome, the window ATGGAAAACCCATAGAAATCAGACTcactctctgctttttcatggCACTCCTGAGGAGACTGCAAGAGTTGTCCCAGgatgaaagagaaatacaagGCCCATGTTTGAATGCAAAAGATCTTTATTGAgtctaaagaagaaaagcagctagGTCACAGACAGCACCGGGAGCAAGCACAAAGATGCAAAGGGCGTGTCCAGCGGCCTGGGCTGCAGATAGAGAGAGGAATAGAGGGGGAGCAGACAGTCCCACTaggctggcactgggtggtggggaatggaaaggaagggaagagagaggaggaggagcagaagaaggaaGTAATAGCCAAAAGGTCTAAATCCATTGTTCCaaaactttatcttcattccagCAGTGGGCTCTGAGACTTTGGAGGTTCTTGCCCAAGGATGTTGGCAGCAGCATCTTTAGCAGGGACGACAACATCTTTCACCACAACCGCGGGTGATGCAGGAGATGTCAAAGCCCCCGGAGCTGATGGGCACTCCCtcagagctgaggatgctgccaaCGGCAGCGGAGGTGGAGGATCCCACGGCGgtgttctgtgggaaggagctgaggatggggccgGGCAGGGTCACCAGCACAACAGGCGGCTCAATGGCCACGtgggagctctggcactgcctgacacagcactcatgcagctgctggccagcgGGCAGGGGccgcagggctggcagcaaggcttgcagggctggcactgctggcacttcTCAGGGCAGGACATGTCTGGAGCCTGGcgctgcagctggcacacagggcagggagcaagCAGAGCACACGCACACCTCAGACACAGCCCGCAAGGCACCCCAAACCACACAaggccctgctgcctgcccagctccaggctgtgcaggccCAAACTGGGCATCCTTTGCCTGAGCCCAGCAcgctccttcccagctcagccaggcccagccgtgctcctgcctgggctccatGAAAATCAGcacctcagcccagccccagcctctgccCACAACACACGGTCTCCCCTCTGCCCACACCACCACCATGGCAGAACATTCCCAGAAGAGCAAGGGGCAGGAAGAAGGGCTGGAAAGCTCAGTGCTGTTCtagagagggaggaggagaaaggggctTGCAACTCACCTGGTTCCCAAGGAGGTGACAGAAGTGGTTGACAGAGCCACAAGTTAGGCTGCCTTTTATCCTGGCCCCAAAGTGCCTCAGGGCCCACAGTTCATGCTGCTTGAGTGACGATATTCCTGCATGATCCCAAATGAACGTAAACATCTCTGGGAATGGTATGGCATGAGTTGGTTTTTCCCCTCTACATTGACTTTGCATTTCCTGTCTTACATCATATCCATTCCCTCAAAAACACTTCTTCTTAATGCTGGTATGGGAGATTCCAGGTCTCCTGGGGACAAGGATGTGTCAGTGTGGGCAGAAGAAATGAACTAAATGCAGAAGTGATCCAACGGATATCAGGTGATGTTAGCCTGGGACACTGTGGTGGACATTTATAATGCTGCCAGATTCTTGTAAATCCTGCTGACTGCATTGTCCTCATCTGCTCCACGACCTTCCAGTCATTTGCCCAGCACCAAATGGCCCCACAATATGCTTTGTCATTTTAATGATCCTTCTTTGCCTTCCTCCATTACCCTGCACGCACCTTGAGCCTGGTGTagctctgctgcctgagcaTGTGTCCTGCTTTGtgtgctctggagcagctctggaccagagctccccagcatctcctcagTGCCATGCCTTGCTATGGCCTGTGGCCCGTGTGCTCAGCCATGAGCAGTGATGTGTgtggcagtgtggctgtgccccagtgtgTGCGAGTATCTGCACATGCCTGTGCTTGTGCCCTGGTGGGAAGAGCCCCTGAGAGCCTCTGGCCTGGCTGGGGATGGttgtgctcagggcagagcactTGTGTGCAGCCGCCCTGGCCATGTGCCTGTGCACGTGTGCCGGGCTCTGTGCGTCTGCCTTCATCTCTGTGCGCACCTGGGCAGGCTGGCAATGTGTCAgtgcccctggctctgtgggCACAGCTGTAGAAATGTTGGACAGTCTTTCCTGCTCAATGATTTGATAGAAATCCATGTTCTCAGGGTGCCCCATGTAGGTTCTGGAGTTTTACTTGGGACACTGggcctccctggctgctcagacCACTTCTCCTCCTGTTGGTTATGAAAACCCTGGTCATGGTTTCACATGGAGAATGAAATTATCTCTGTCCAGACCAGAGAAGTGAAGCCATGAcacactctgcttttccttcttcagaaaggcattggattattttttctaaagatGCATCTTCATGGCATTCTTCTAGGTGagccagcactgtctgtggaaTGTGTTTTGAGCACCAAGAGAATGGgtacaaaacaaaatcagctgCATGTTTTCTCACCCTCTGCTTTCACCAGCTTTTCCTCTGAGCTCACAGGAAGTGTTtccagagaaggaaggaaaacttaGAGGCATGAGTTTGGAtgcaaaaacaattttattgaGTTTAAGAAGAAGATGCGGAGGCTCACAGAGGGCACAAACTGCAGCCACTACAATGCCAGAGGGATGTCTGTCTGCTTGGCCTGCACAGGTAAGAACAGGTCCCACAGGGCTGGCATTGCGTGGGAGTGAAGaaacagagggaagggaaagaataGATAGTAcaataaagcaacaaaaaccaaacagcctAAATATACAACGTTCCAAAGATCCGTCTTCATTTCAGTACCATGTGCTGAGGTATTTCACTCCAGACCCCAATGTTCCcaagggcactgccagcagattTAGCAGGGACGGCATCTGCTGCCACCATAGCAGCTGGTGATGCAGGAGAGGTCAAAGCCCCCGGAGCTGATGGGCACTCCACCACAGCTGAGGATGTtgccaatggcagcagaggtggaggatcccacggcagtgttctgtgggaaggagctgaggatggggccaggcagggtcaccagCACAACAGGCGGCTCAATGGCCACGtgggagctctggcactgcctgacacagcactcattgcagctgttggccagcgggcaggggccacagggctggcagcaagggTTGCAGGACATGGCTCGGGGTCACAGGAGCACCTAGGATAGAAGGAAGGTACAAGCAGAAAGTGAGGACacatgaggagcagcactgcacccaaacaccctgcagcccaggcaccTGCTGGCCCACattgcactgcccagctcaaaGCCCAGGAGCCACCTGAGCCATGTCCCAGCCTCTCTCTGTCTGCACAAGACCTTCTCTCCCCTGCACTCTcccagcacaagcagctcccagccctgggctgtgacagcccCTGTCAGCTGAGACCTACAGCCAGGAAAGAGCTGGTcttgaagcagcagcagcagcagcaggaggagaagaggtTTCCCACTCACCTGattcctgaggaggaggaggtgagagaaGTGGATGAGAGCACAGAGACTTGGGCTGCCTTTTATAGCAGTCCTGCACTGCCTCAGGCCCAGAGGCATCTTAGTGGAAGTCATAATTTTGTGACCAGCTCATGTCAAATGTGCACCATGCCAGCTAATGGTAggggctgtgtcctggtttcctactttgctgctgtttcatttatggtttctgtgtttgaaaaccTTTTAGTTTTAGGGCCAGGATGAGAGCCTCAAGAATTTCCAGGACATAAACACGTCAGAGGAGGCAGAATGCTGGGATCATGGTCTGGTGGCATTCCATGCAGGCACGTGATACGTCTTGATTCCTCCCTACTGGGTCAGCATTAGGTCAACAGTCCATGTCCATTTCTccacttccttccttctcttcccctttcttGCGTTTTGCTTCTCTCCACCAGACACAGCAAGGACACTTCTCTCAGAAAATTGCTGCCCTACCTCTCTAGGGCTTCAGCCACACGCTGGACTTTCTCACAACATGTTCTTACTGACAATCCTTGGTTGTTATTACGAGCTGTGCTTGGTTGACCTTGGTTGGATGGCCTGCACTATCCAGCCACTCCATCACTTCCATTCTGAGGTGAAACGGAAgagaatataggaaaaaaactaCTAGAATTTTAAGATAA encodes:
- the LOC130266548 gene encoding LOW QUALITY PROTEIN: feather keratin Cos1-2-like (The sequence of the model RefSeq protein was modified relative to this genomic sequence to represent the inferred CDS: deleted 1 base in 1 codon; substituted 1 base at 1 genomic stop codon); translation: MSWSQNYDFHKMPLGLRQCRTAIKGSPSLCALIHFSHLLLLRNQVLLXPRAMSCNPCCQPCGPCPLANSCNECCVRQCQSSHVAIEPPVVLVTLPGPILSSFPQNTAVGSSTSAAIGNILSCGGVPISSGGFDLSCITSCYGGSRCRPC